A genomic stretch from Leptospira johnsonii includes:
- the rpoN gene encoding RNA polymerase factor sigma-54 produces the protein MNLNHQLVQKQTQKLVMTQDLRQSIELLPLSTLELADRISAELVENPMLEEEPGSERSKSPELYSVDDLKRKEKNDFLKNSDPGWQDSFSLDKPQYRGTDASDRNQKYIESSPNAQSLSEHLLWQLRISSLKGKEMEIAEILISMLDDRGFISQTQGELATELGVSTKIIKKVLEQIHQLDPLGIGAGSIQETLYVQAKILKPEDKNLHDLILNYLRDLEKLDYKGISKKMGLPVEAIEAMAAEIKKLEPFPATLYTPQKPDYIVPDVIIREIEGEFSILLNDEWLPKLKINKEYKGMLKKGAGAKDSDKEYISTKLNSAEWLIRSVNQRRQTLYRVVSAIIELQTEFFRKGVRFLKPLTLKDIAERLDLHESTVSRITSNKYVQTSWGILELKWFFSSGLKSKSSEGGMESSKTIHDIIRILVKEEDPENPLSDQDIVEKIESKGIEIARRTVAKYRKILKILPSNQRKKVKSLEAR, from the coding sequence GTGAATCTGAACCATCAGTTAGTACAGAAGCAGACACAGAAGCTTGTCATGACGCAGGACTTGCGTCAATCGATTGAGCTTTTGCCTTTGTCTACTCTGGAACTCGCAGATAGGATCAGCGCAGAACTGGTGGAAAATCCAATGTTAGAAGAGGAGCCAGGCTCCGAACGAAGCAAAAGCCCTGAACTTTATTCTGTAGATGATCTAAAAAGAAAAGAGAAGAACGATTTTCTAAAAAATTCAGATCCGGGTTGGCAGGACTCTTTTAGTTTAGACAAACCTCAATACAGAGGCACAGACGCTTCTGACAGAAACCAAAAATACATCGAATCATCGCCTAACGCACAATCCCTTTCCGAACATTTACTATGGCAACTTAGGATCTCCTCCTTAAAAGGGAAAGAAATGGAGATCGCAGAAATTTTGATCTCAATGCTGGACGATAGAGGATTTATTTCGCAGACGCAAGGAGAACTTGCCACGGAGTTAGGGGTTTCTACCAAAATAATCAAAAAGGTATTGGAACAGATCCATCAATTGGATCCTCTCGGAATTGGTGCAGGAAGCATCCAAGAAACATTATATGTCCAAGCAAAGATCCTAAAGCCGGAAGATAAAAACCTACACGATCTCATCTTAAATTATCTAAGAGACCTGGAAAAACTGGATTATAAGGGAATTTCCAAGAAGATGGGACTCCCTGTAGAAGCGATCGAAGCAATGGCTGCCGAGATCAAAAAGCTGGAGCCATTCCCTGCAACATTATACACTCCCCAAAAACCGGATTATATAGTTCCGGATGTGATCATCAGAGAAATAGAAGGTGAGTTTAGCATATTACTGAATGATGAATGGCTTCCTAAATTAAAAATTAATAAAGAATATAAGGGTATGCTTAAGAAAGGAGCCGGTGCTAAGGATTCAGATAAGGAATATATTTCCACCAAACTAAATTCGGCAGAATGGCTGATCCGCTCCGTAAACCAAAGAAGACAAACCTTATATAGAGTTGTCTCCGCAATTATAGAACTCCAAACTGAATTTTTCCGCAAAGGTGTTAGATTTTTAAAACCTCTCACTTTAAAAGATATCGCCGAAAGATTAGATCTCCACGAATCCACAGTTTCTCGAATCACTTCCAATAAGTATGTACAAACTTCTTGGGGAATTTTAGAATTAAAATGGTTCTTCTCTTCAGGTTTAAAATCTAAAAGTTCCGAAGGCGGAATGGAATCCTCTAAAACCATTCATGATATTATACGTATCCTAGTAAAAGAAGAAGATCCCGAAAATCCGCTCTCCGATCAGGACATAGTGGAAAAAATAGAAAGTAAAGGGATAGAGATTGCTAGAAGAACTGTGGCAAAATACCGTAAAATCTTAAAAATTTTACCATCCAACCAAAGAAAAAAAGTGAAGTCTCTAGAAGCAAGGTAG
- the hprK gene encoding HPr(Ser) kinase/phosphatase, with amino-acid sequence MSVPGINVSNILKDHPELGLKLIAGENGLQNRIHSSEINRPGLSLTGFYESFAHDRIQIFGKGEWAYITSKEGEDMEKLAADFFHFHLNCIIFTHGNVPPPIFVEYCDRLNIPLLGSDVSTHKFITLISQILDRSLAPRTMRHGVLIEVFGIGILLSGKSGVGKSETALELIERGHRLVADDMVEIRRLSESYLIGTCSDLLRHHMEIRGLGILNIKDIFGIGSVRDHKLIELIIHLEEWTDEKEFDRTGLENRTEEVLGVNIPLIKLPVRPGRNIPIIVETAAMNQRLKKLGKNAAAEFSQKLNIYLQQGKVERNPPQN; translated from the coding sequence ATGTCCGTTCCCGGAATCAATGTTTCTAATATTCTGAAAGACCATCCGGAGTTAGGTTTAAAACTCATCGCAGGAGAAAATGGGCTCCAAAACAGGATCCATAGTTCTGAAATCAATAGACCTGGTCTTTCACTCACAGGCTTTTACGAAAGTTTTGCTCATGATCGTATCCAAATTTTTGGAAAAGGAGAATGGGCCTATATCACCTCTAAAGAAGGCGAAGATATGGAAAAACTTGCCGCAGATTTTTTCCATTTTCATTTGAACTGTATCATATTCACTCATGGAAATGTCCCTCCTCCTATCTTTGTAGAATACTGCGATCGTCTGAATATTCCTCTTTTGGGTTCTGATGTTTCTACTCATAAGTTCATCACACTCATTTCTCAGATTTTGGACCGAAGTCTTGCACCTAGAACCATGAGACACGGAGTCCTTATCGAAGTATTCGGAATTGGGATACTTCTCTCCGGTAAAAGTGGTGTAGGAAAAAGTGAAACTGCACTCGAACTTATAGAAAGAGGCCACCGCTTGGTCGCTGACGACATGGTGGAGATCAGAAGACTTTCCGAAAGTTATTTGATAGGAACTTGTTCGGATCTTCTCCGTCACCATATGGAGATCAGAGGATTAGGAATTCTGAATATAAAGGATATATTCGGGATCGGGTCCGTAAGAGATCATAAACTCATTGAACTCATCATTCATTTGGAAGAATGGACGGATGAAAAAGAATTCGACCGGACCGGCCTAGAAAACAGAACGGAAGAGGTTTTAGGAGTAAATATTCCTTTAATCAAACTTCCTGTTCGACCAGGTAGAAATATCCCGATCATCGTTGAGACCGCTGCAATGAACCAAAGATTGAAAAAATTGGGAAAGAATGCGGCGGCCGAATTCAGCCAAAAATTAAATATTTATCTACAGCAAGGAAAAGTTGAAAGAAATCCACCTCAAAATTAA
- a CDS encoding HPr family phosphocarrier protein, with the protein MKEIHLKINENGAGMHARPASVFVNCAAKYPCEVLVSKDGVEVNGKSIMGLMMLALAPGQEFCIKTEGTGEEEAAAALAKLVEGDFAI; encoded by the coding sequence TTGAAAGAAATCCACCTCAAAATTAACGAAAACGGCGCAGGGATGCATGCTCGTCCCGCCTCTGTCTTTGTGAATTGCGCGGCAAAATACCCCTGCGAAGTTCTGGTCTCCAAAGACGGAGTGGAAGTGAACGGAAAAAGTATCATGGGACTAATGATGTTGGCCCTGGCCCCCGGTCAGGAATTTTGCATCAAGACCGAAGGAACGGGGGAAGAGGAAGCTGCCGCCGCTTTGGCCAAATTAGTGGAAGGCGATTTTGCGATATGA
- a CDS encoding LIC_11548 family sensor histidine kinase, whose product MEEENRYYLRDLLILSGVISIAVLAAELIHFRNSENIDIVDRILIYVYYTVPLVVLFLILSYFYRNRRNLETGRLKSSIRYRLSLSFLFIAMLPSFPVFLLTSNVIGRVFEGFYGLDIAQALEAGDHFVRKELDLEKNNLLEKAKLFRNLVQRQNPNPNLLTNRANELDLISNPNYYVGWYDNNIPTLENRSLKLTISPEEFTSFGTEGISEKLVLSQNLGFYLLKIDSLNPTKFLILGKRVFQGEESKAYSFINTRKNYITADLAKEKLPYEVRLTITLLTVFAFLLSIFFSLVFARKISRPIIDLANATQKVSLGDTDINLPLTEGGEIGALVESFNQMVKDLKSKNEELMHSQRIAAWKEVAQRMAHEIKNPLTPIQLSAERIRRKLTSEVPEEFQEIVTKGSETIVGQVKILEHLVNEFSEFARMPAPRLINQHLEPVVLESAKLFEHTPGIQIELNFAKNLPEIFLDKKLFLGIMNNLFKNALEAIEKRRQRGDSGFFQGKVRISTVLEKRIMRRSVVLLVEDNGIGVSPEYRSKVFEPYYSTKEEHVSGIGLAIVQKTVIDHNGHISVDSSELGGCKFRIELPVA is encoded by the coding sequence ATAGAGGAGGAGAATCGATACTACCTTCGAGATCTTCTGATTTTATCCGGAGTGATCTCTATTGCAGTACTTGCAGCTGAACTAATCCATTTTAGAAATTCAGAAAATATAGATATAGTAGATCGGATACTGATCTATGTATATTATACCGTTCCATTAGTCGTACTATTCCTGATACTTTCTTATTTTTACAGGAATCGCAGAAATTTAGAAACCGGAAGGCTCAAAAGTTCTATTCGTTATAGACTTTCTCTTTCCTTTCTATTCATCGCAATGCTTCCTTCTTTTCCAGTATTCTTACTTACTTCCAATGTGATAGGAAGGGTATTCGAAGGATTTTATGGTTTAGATATCGCCCAGGCATTGGAAGCAGGAGATCATTTTGTCCGAAAGGAATTAGATCTCGAAAAAAACAATCTATTAGAAAAGGCCAAACTATTCAGGAATTTGGTCCAAAGACAAAATCCAAATCCGAATCTGCTTACCAATCGAGCAAACGAATTGGATCTAATTTCCAATCCGAATTATTATGTGGGCTGGTATGATAATAATATACCCACACTTGAAAACAGATCCTTAAAATTGACAATTTCTCCGGAAGAATTTACAAGTTTCGGAACGGAAGGTATTTCCGAAAAATTAGTATTAAGCCAGAATTTAGGATTTTATCTACTTAAAATAGATTCTTTAAATCCGACAAAATTTTTGATATTAGGAAAACGTGTTTTTCAAGGAGAAGAATCCAAGGCATATTCTTTTATCAATACCAGAAAAAACTATATCACTGCGGATCTAGCAAAGGAAAAACTTCCTTACGAGGTCAGACTCACCATTACATTGCTGACTGTATTCGCATTTCTACTTTCGATCTTCTTTTCTCTTGTATTCGCTCGGAAAATTTCTAGACCGATCATAGATCTTGCAAACGCCACTCAAAAAGTTTCCTTGGGAGACACAGATATTAATCTCCCTCTTACGGAAGGAGGAGAGATCGGCGCTTTAGTAGAATCCTTCAACCAAATGGTGAAGGACTTAAAATCCAAAAATGAAGAGTTGATGCATTCTCAAAGGATCGCCGCATGGAAAGAAGTGGCCCAGAGAATGGCACACGAGATCAAAAACCCACTGACTCCAATCCAACTTTCTGCAGAAAGAATACGTAGAAAATTGACTTCTGAAGTTCCGGAAGAATTCCAAGAGATCGTAACAAAGGGAAGTGAAACTATAGTCGGCCAGGTAAAAATCTTGGAACATCTGGTAAACGAATTCTCCGAGTTTGCTAGAATGCCAGCGCCTAGACTCATCAACCAACATCTGGAACCCGTGGTCTTAGAAAGTGCAAAACTTTTCGAACATACTCCTGGAATTCAAATAGAGCTCAACTTTGCTAAAAATTTGCCTGAAATCTTTTTGGACAAAAAACTGTTTTTAGGGATCATGAACAATCTTTTCAAAAATGCACTGGAAGCCATCGAAAAGAGAAGGCAAAGAGGTGACTCTGGCTTCTTCCAAGGAAAAGTTCGTATTTCTACCGTATTAGAAAAAAGGATCATGAGACGTTCAGTGGTTTTACTTGTGGAAGATAATGGCATCGGAGTTTCTCCCGAATACAGATCTAAGGTTTTTGAACCTTATTATTCCACAAAGGAAGAGCATGTCTCAGGGATAGGACTTGCAATCGTCCAAAAAACAGTGATCGATCATAACGGTCATATTTCTGTGGACTCCTCCGAATTAGGTGGATGTAAATTCAGGATAGAACTTCCGGTAGCTTAA
- a CDS encoding sigma-54-dependent transcriptional regulator: MRIFIVDDEPEIRKSLQDILGDENYEAEQFSSGKNFLKHLKIERPSLVLLDVWLGKEDGLVILDEIKKIYPTVPVVMISGHGTIELAVQATKKGALNFLEKPLSIAKVLEAVEEALAYSERSEAPEIKLESDEILGNSPAIQKVKFSIAQAAATNARVFIYGENGTGKELVAKTIFKNSKRKDQPFVEVNCAALPEELIESELFGYVKGAFTGATDTRIGKFEAANGGTLFLDEICDMSLSTQAKVLRILQEQRFEKLGSTEQVSVDVRIIAATNIPVEEAIKEGKFREDLYYRLNVIPIVIPPLRDRKSDIPLLVDHYVRQTIAENNLSPKIIEKEAVSILENHFWPGNIRELKNVVERLCIMTVSDIIRAQDVKDSMTGFVKANDLVEKGDFKKAKEEFEKQYILKTLQTNEGNVSKTSKALGIERSHLYRKMKSLGIQAEDIHD, encoded by the coding sequence ATGAGAATATTCATAGTAGATGACGAACCGGAGATCCGTAAATCCCTACAAGATATTTTAGGGGACGAGAACTACGAAGCCGAACAATTCTCTTCCGGCAAAAACTTCTTAAAACATCTAAAGATAGAAAGACCAAGTCTGGTCCTTTTGGACGTTTGGCTCGGAAAAGAAGACGGACTAGTCATCCTAGATGAGATAAAAAAGATCTATCCGACCGTTCCGGTAGTGATGATTTCAGGGCATGGAACTATAGAACTCGCAGTACAAGCGACTAAAAAGGGTGCATTAAACTTTTTAGAAAAACCTTTATCGATCGCAAAAGTTTTAGAAGCTGTAGAGGAAGCATTAGCATATTCGGAAAGATCGGAAGCACCGGAAATAAAACTCGAATCGGATGAAATTTTAGGAAATTCTCCCGCTATCCAAAAAGTAAAATTTTCCATCGCACAGGCGGCAGCCACAAACGCCAGAGTGTTTATTTACGGAGAAAATGGAACGGGAAAGGAATTAGTAGCCAAAACTATATTCAAAAATTCTAAAAGAAAGGACCAACCTTTCGTAGAAGTAAATTGTGCGGCTCTTCCGGAAGAATTGATAGAATCAGAACTTTTCGGTTATGTAAAAGGTGCATTTACGGGCGCGACCGACACAAGGATCGGAAAATTCGAGGCTGCCAATGGAGGCACCTTATTTCTGGACGAAATCTGCGATATGTCCTTATCCACCCAGGCAAAGGTACTTCGTATCCTGCAGGAACAAAGATTCGAAAAATTGGGAAGTACGGAACAAGTATCTGTGGATGTTCGAATTATCGCTGCTACTAATATCCCCGTGGAAGAAGCGATCAAAGAAGGGAAGTTCAGGGAAGATCTATATTATAGATTGAATGTGATCCCGATAGTAATTCCTCCGTTAAGAGATCGTAAATCCGATATTCCACTTTTAGTGGACCACTACGTAAGACAAACAATCGCCGAAAATAATCTTTCGCCCAAAATTATAGAAAAGGAAGCGGTTTCCATATTAGAAAACCATTTCTGGCCGGGAAATATCAGAGAATTAAAGAATGTGGTCGAGAGACTTTGTATCATGACCGTGAGCGATATCATCCGTGCCCAAGATGTGAAAGATTCTATGACAGGTTTCGTAAAAGCAAACGACCTGGTGGAAAAAGGGGACTTCAAAAAAGCAAAAGAAGAATTCGAAAAACAGTATATTCTGAAAACCTTACAAACAAACGAAGGAAATGTTTCCAAAACTTCCAAAGCACTCGGAATAGAAAGATCGCACTTGTATAGAAAAATGAAATCTTTAGGAATACAGGCGGAGGACATCCATGACTAA
- the priA gene encoding replication restart helicase PriA, with protein MIQYAELAFDLPIIEDTFTYEVPPGTQVGMRVEAKLRGRKEEGIVLSLHHNEPSYAVLQVDRVIDKTPVINEEQIGLAYWVKEQYLASLGECIHKMIPSGRRHSKVKLTEGFTATEPFPLNEEQEAAYQNIRSDFGKDSIHLLFGITGSGKTEVYLHLIRDILQNSNKGVLLLVPEIGLTYHIIRKLEAVFPGEIALLHSALKVSERFKAYTELLQGKKRIAVGTRSAVFAPISNLGLVIIDEEHDGSFKEHSTPRYHARQVALQRCRTNKAVLVLGSATPSLEVYHLAKTGKIGLQVLTKRPGTAKPPTVRIEENKKDARLLGSELTFAIKQRLDKKEQVILLLNRRGYSPLIYSEKEKAYIPCPNCTSHLCYHKKGTVICHLCGFSDSLQRLESKLGEKLVMMGTGTQKLEEFLLETFPGAKVERLDQDSIQDKSVLTDVIGRLVEGEIDILTGTQMISKGLDAARVTLVGVLNAGIGLGLPDFRAGERVFSLLTQVAGRAGRSDLAGEVLIETNTVDHPIIRMALDQDYIRFYESEIKTREELFYPPFSRLVRILSRSKDESLSLKTIEEVHQVLKKYLPEPNTVVLGPAPCPFYKIDANFRNHILIKTTVQNKWREILKKEIRPLKISKNVYLELDFDPLDLV; from the coding sequence TTGATCCAATACGCAGAACTAGCCTTCGATCTTCCCATCATAGAGGATACATTCACCTACGAGGTCCCTCCAGGCACACAAGTCGGAATGAGAGTAGAGGCCAAACTTAGGGGAAGAAAAGAAGAAGGTATCGTATTATCCTTACATCATAACGAGCCCAGCTACGCAGTCTTACAAGTAGATCGGGTCATAGATAAAACTCCCGTTATCAATGAAGAACAGATTGGCCTCGCGTATTGGGTAAAAGAACAGTATCTTGCTTCTCTTGGGGAATGTATCCATAAGATGATCCCTTCGGGAAGAAGGCATTCCAAAGTAAAACTTACGGAAGGTTTTACTGCAACCGAACCATTTCCATTAAATGAAGAACAGGAAGCGGCTTATCAAAATATAAGATCCGATTTTGGAAAGGATTCAATCCATCTTCTATTCGGAATTACCGGAAGTGGAAAAACGGAAGTATATCTGCATTTGATCCGCGACATTCTTCAAAACTCTAACAAAGGAGTTTTACTTTTAGTCCCTGAGATAGGCCTGACTTATCATATTATCCGCAAATTAGAAGCTGTCTTTCCGGGAGAGATCGCATTATTACATTCCGCTTTAAAAGTTTCAGAAAGATTCAAAGCATATACGGAACTTCTTCAAGGTAAAAAAAGGATCGCAGTAGGTACAAGATCTGCGGTATTCGCACCAATCTCAAACTTGGGCTTAGTCATTATAGACGAGGAACATGATGGTTCTTTTAAGGAACATTCTACACCTAGATACCATGCAAGACAAGTTGCATTACAACGCTGCAGGACAAACAAAGCGGTTCTAGTTTTAGGCTCTGCAACTCCTTCCTTAGAAGTATATCATCTGGCAAAAACCGGAAAGATAGGTTTACAAGTGCTAACCAAAAGGCCTGGGACCGCAAAACCGCCTACAGTCAGGATCGAAGAAAATAAAAAAGATGCAAGGTTACTCGGTTCCGAACTTACGTTTGCGATCAAACAGAGGTTAGATAAAAAAGAACAGGTCATTCTTCTTTTGAATAGAAGAGGGTACAGTCCGCTCATCTATTCGGAAAAGGAAAAAGCTTACATTCCTTGTCCGAATTGCACTTCTCATCTATGTTATCATAAAAAAGGTACCGTTATCTGTCACCTCTGCGGTTTTTCGGATTCTCTCCAAAGATTAGAATCCAAACTAGGAGAAAAGCTGGTCATGATGGGAACAGGTACACAAAAACTGGAAGAATTCCTTTTAGAAACTTTTCCAGGCGCAAAAGTAGAACGTTTAGATCAGGACTCTATCCAGGACAAAAGTGTTCTCACTGACGTGATCGGAAGATTAGTAGAAGGAGAGATAGATATTCTAACTGGAACCCAGATGATCTCCAAGGGATTAGATGCTGCACGAGTCACCCTAGTAGGGGTTTTGAATGCAGGAATCGGTTTAGGACTTCCTGATTTCAGAGCAGGAGAAAGAGTGTTTTCTCTCTTAACACAGGTCGCAGGAAGAGCAGGGAGATCCGATCTTGCCGGAGAAGTTTTGATCGAAACAAACACAGTGGACCATCCGATCATTCGAATGGCCTTGGACCAAGACTATATTCGATTTTATGAATCTGAGATCAAAACAAGAGAAGAACTTTTTTATCCTCCATTCTCTCGATTAGTCCGTATCTTATCCAGGTCCAAAGACGAAAGTCTTTCCTTAAAAACGATCGAAGAAGTTCACCAGGTTCTCAAAAAATATCTGCCGGAACCGAACACTGTAGTTTTAGGTCCTGCCCCTTGTCCTTTCTATAAAATAGATGCAAATTTTAGAAATCATATACTGATCAAAACAACTGTGCAGAACAAATGGAGAGAGATCCTAAAAAAAGAGATCCGACCTCTTAAAATTTCTAAAAACGTTTACCTGGAATTGGATTTTGATCCATTGGATCTTGTCTGA
- the fmt gene encoding methionyl-tRNA formyltransferase: MKIAFFGTPEPSAKLLQALLQEPEIQVQFVVTNPDRPKGRSKTLIPSPVKEVAVSANLPVFQYESIKKEKEEALQNFSKFDAELYVVFAYGSILPKEIFSHPKFGSINLHGSILPDLRGASPVQTSLWKGYTKTGISIQYLGEKMDEGDIIAIHEVDVSQEDDTGTLMEKITQAGIESLIPLLKGPRTSPFEASPQDHSKATYCTKILAEDRVLDLKLSAVELHNRIRALSPDLGGYCRFKDKRLILWKTKPVDFSETPIEPGKLKRMDKKALLFQCGDGRFLEILSVQPENKNRMTVSDFMNGFRISDEDRFE; the protein is encoded by the coding sequence ATGAAAATCGCATTTTTTGGAACCCCGGAACCTTCTGCCAAACTTTTGCAGGCGCTATTACAAGAGCCTGAGATCCAAGTACAATTCGTAGTCACAAATCCGGATCGTCCGAAAGGCAGAAGTAAAACACTTATCCCAAGTCCAGTAAAGGAAGTAGCCGTTTCTGCAAATCTTCCCGTGTTCCAATACGAATCCATTAAGAAGGAAAAAGAAGAAGCACTCCAAAACTTTTCCAAGTTCGATGCTGAGCTCTATGTTGTATTCGCTTACGGTTCTATTCTTCCTAAAGAAATTTTTTCTCATCCTAAATTCGGTTCTATTAATCTACATGGATCCATCCTTCCTGATCTGAGAGGCGCTTCACCAGTCCAAACCTCTCTTTGGAAAGGTTATACTAAAACAGGGATCAGTATCCAATACCTGGGAGAAAAAATGGACGAAGGCGATATTATCGCCATTCATGAAGTGGATGTAAGCCAGGAAGATGATACAGGTACCCTAATGGAAAAGATCACCCAGGCAGGGATCGAAAGTCTAATTCCGCTTTTAAAAGGCCCAAGAACTTCACCTTTCGAGGCCTCTCCGCAAGACCATTCCAAGGCAACGTATTGTACTAAAATCCTGGCAGAAGATCGGGTCCTGGATCTAAAACTTTCCGCCGTAGAACTGCATAATCGAATACGAGCTTTAAGTCCTGATCTGGGTGGATATTGTCGTTTTAAAGACAAACGTTTGATTTTATGGAAAACAAAACCTGTCGATTTTTCCGAAACTCCGATAGAGCCAGGCAAATTGAAACGAATGGACAAAAAGGCCCTTCTTTTCCAGTGTGGAGATGGCCGTTTCTTAGAGATCCTTTCCGTCCAACCGGAAAATAAAAACAGAATGACTGTTTCAGATTTCATGAACGGTTTCCGTATTTCGGACGAGGATCGTTTCGAGTGA
- a CDS encoding PASTA domain-containing protein: protein MTKEELRSKYLPIGGYFFFIAFGLVVFFIAAFLVVFVRTKSATMVVMPDVIGKPYNEVHNELMRLQLKVRLESKRYPDKTDGIIIYQSIRPGREVEAGSKVSLTVNIGLDRIDMPNLKGQSLVSAKNSMEKVLSGEAYVSLTLGGITYVEVKEGEQPDTVVDQIPEAGKNITAGEKVFLLVTKPSTKKKEGEPQAGLDFKPGDSFAFAQRALVRAKISSKAEVVVTKFRPDNGKIESVQKVGNEYKFKVFYFEPEDRVESGYESFVYEAPENGTYSLIVKDQKDETKQTEISAPTTYQEGEKIQTVFYRTGDVTLVLLDEKGSKVKSKDYENEF, encoded by the coding sequence GTGACCAAGGAAGAACTCCGCTCTAAATATCTCCCTATCGGGGGTTACTTTTTTTTCATCGCATTCGGCTTAGTAGTCTTCTTCATAGCCGCTTTTTTAGTAGTATTCGTTCGTACGAAAAGTGCCACCATGGTGGTCATGCCTGATGTGATAGGCAAACCGTACAACGAAGTCCATAACGAGTTAATGCGCCTCCAGCTGAAAGTCAGATTGGAGTCCAAACGTTATCCGGACAAAACAGACGGTATTATCATCTACCAATCCATTCGTCCAGGAAGAGAAGTGGAAGCAGGCTCCAAAGTTTCTCTTACTGTAAATATTGGTTTAGACAGGATCGATATGCCCAACCTAAAAGGGCAAAGTTTGGTCTCCGCTAAAAACTCCATGGAAAAAGTTCTCTCTGGAGAGGCTTACGTTTCTCTGACCCTAGGTGGGATCACCTATGTGGAAGTAAAAGAAGGAGAACAGCCTGACACAGTAGTGGACCAAATCCCAGAAGCAGGTAAAAATATTACCGCGGGTGAAAAAGTATTCTTACTCGTTACAAAACCTTCTACCAAGAAAAAAGAAGGGGAACCTCAAGCAGGATTAGATTTTAAACCGGGTGATTCTTTTGCGTTCGCTCAAAGAGCCTTAGTAAGAGCAAAAATTTCTTCCAAGGCAGAAGTGGTTGTCACCAAATTTCGTCCCGATAACGGAAAGATAGAATCAGTCCAAAAAGTGGGAAACGAATACAAGTTTAAGGTATTTTATTTCGAACCGGAAGATAGAGTAGAGAGCGGATACGAAAGTTTTGTATACGAGGCTCCTGAAAACGGAACGTATTCCCTAATCGTAAAAGACCAAAAAGACGAAACCAAACAAACGGAAATCAGCGCTCCCACAACGTACCAAGAGGGAGAAAAAATCCAAACCGTCTTTTACAGAACGGGAGACGTGACCCTGGTTCTTCTGGACGAGAAAGGTTCGAAAGTAAAATCCAAAGACTACGAGAACGAATTTTGA
- the rpe gene encoding ribulose-phosphate 3-epimerase produces the protein MKISASILATQLTALASTVPNFKKEGIDLVHMDVMDGNFVPQISFGEAINKEIKAMTQIPLDVHLMVEKPENHVHKYYELNPYCITFHTETTRFPIRLAQEIKKNGPKVGVSLNPGTPVSVLETLLPYIDLVLIMTVEPGFYGQKFVDGGMDKIRKTKSLISNYPIELEVDGGVNDTNIKELAQAGVDICVVGAGLFKSGDPSENGIRLKSLVK, from the coding sequence TTGAAAATCTCCGCTTCTATTTTAGCCACCCAACTTACTGCACTTGCGAGTACTGTTCCCAACTTTAAAAAAGAAGGGATAGACCTAGTCCATATGGATGTAATGGACGGAAATTTTGTGCCCCAGATCAGCTTCGGAGAAGCGATCAATAAAGAGATCAAGGCAATGACCCAGATCCCTCTGGATGTTCACCTCATGGTGGAGAAGCCAGAAAATCACGTTCACAAATATTACGAGCTAAATCCCTACTGCATTACTTTCCATACGGAAACCACTCGTTTCCCAATCCGTTTAGCCCAAGAAATAAAGAAGAATGGACCCAAAGTGGGAGTTTCTCTGAATCCCGGGACCCCAGTTTCCGTTTTAGAAACGCTTCTGCCTTATATCGATCTAGTACTTATCATGACCGTGGAACCTGGGTTCTATGGACAGAAATTCGTGGATGGGGGAATGGACAAGATCAGAAAGACCAAGTCCTTGATCTCGAATTACCCAATCGAGCTGGAAGTGGATGGGGGAGTCAATGATACAAATATCAAAGAACTCGCTCAGGCTGGAGTGGATATCTGCGTCGTAGGGGCTGGTTTATTCAAATCCGGTGACCCAAGCGAGAATGGGATCCGCCTAAAAAGCCTAGTAAAGTAA
- the rpsP gene encoding 30S ribosomal protein S16, which produces MVKIRLQRTGAKNNPHYRVVAADARSPRDGKFIDILGHYHPAEVKGQTTLNKEKILGWLSKGAQPTGTVLNLIKHEGIWAEYKQSLKK; this is translated from the coding sequence TTGGTTAAGATCAGACTACAAAGAACCGGAGCCAAAAACAACCCTCACTACCGGGTAGTGGCTGCAGATGCCCGTTCCCCTAGAGACGGTAAATTTATCGATATTCTCGGACACTATCACCCAGCAGAGGTGAAAGGCCAAACAACCCTGAATAAAGAGAAAATTTTAGGCTGGCTCAGCAAAGGTGCTCAACCTACCGGAACCGTTCTGAACCTCATTAAACACGAGGGAATCTGGGCGGAATATAAGCAATCCCTGAAGAAGTAA